In bacterium, a single window of DNA contains:
- a CDS encoding CusA/CzcA family heavy metal efflux RND transporter produces MNPPGAGSPGAPAKESFIQRVIGFCAVNRYLTLLAVTALCAFAVYTLKEIRLDALPDLSDTQVIVYSKWDRSPDIVEDQVTYPIVTALLGAPNVKAVRGFSDFGFSYVYVIFQDGTDIYWARSRVLEYLSKIQSRLPRGVQTELGPDATGVGWIYQYALVDRSGTHSLDQLRSYQDWTLRYALQSVPGVAEVASIGGFQKQYQVTVDPNRLVSYGIPLNMVVEAIRMSNNEVGGRLIEFAGAEYMVRGRGYIKDPSDLENVVVKTGGGGVPVLLKDVGHVAFGPEIRRGVSDLDGLGDHVGGIVVMRHGENALNVIDRVKARMKELEPSLPKGVELVPTYDRSDLIHRAIATLKHELVIEMIIVSLVILFFLWHVPSALVPIITIPVSVLLSFIPLYYMGVTINIMSLAGIAISIGVLVDGAIVEVENAYNKIYHWDAGGRKGDFHGVRLEALKEVGPSVFFSLLVIAVAFLPVFTLVDQEGRLFKPLAYSKNLAMALAAILAVTLDPALRMMFARIDPYTFKPKFLATFATHSLVGTYHSEEKHPVSRALHRVYEPACRFVLRRPKTVIAVALAMVAVSVPVYFKLGSEFMPPLNEGTMLYMPTTLPGLSVAQAQDLLIRQDKLLKSFPEVERVFGKAGRADTSTDPAPFSMMETTVVLKDPSKWSAKERWYSKWSPEFLKAVFRPIWPDRISWDELVAKMDGVVRFPGVTNAWTMPIKARIDMLTTGVRTPVGIKVYGSDLAEIQRIGERLERVMKDIPGTRSVFAERVTGGYFVDIDPKRDQLARYGLTIEKLQDVIMSAVGGENITTTIEGRERYPVNLRYPRELREDLDRIGRVLVPTGTGAQVPIAQLADVKLVQGPAMLRDENGFLAGYVYVDIAGRDVGGYVEEAKKVVASQVSLKQGYVLQWSGQYENMIRVRERLKMVIPLTLALIFILLYMNTRSAFKASLVMLAVPFSAIGAIWLFYILGYNVSIAAWVGMIALMGLDAETGVFMLLFLDLSHDDAKKRGMLRNLAELDEAIVHGAVKRVRPKMMTVAAAFMGLLPIMWSTSAGADVMKRIAAPMIGGLVTSFILELLVYPAIYKLWKRRELEPTTTAA; encoded by the coding sequence ATGAACCCGCCCGGCGCGGGATCCCCCGGCGCCCCCGCGAAAGAATCCTTCATCCAGCGCGTCATCGGGTTCTGCGCGGTCAACCGCTACCTCACGCTGCTCGCGGTGACCGCCCTGTGCGCGTTTGCCGTCTACACGTTGAAGGAGATCCGCCTCGACGCGCTGCCGGACCTGTCCGACACGCAGGTGATCGTCTACTCGAAGTGGGACCGGTCGCCGGACATCGTCGAGGACCAGGTCACGTACCCGATCGTGACGGCGCTGCTGGGCGCCCCGAACGTGAAGGCGGTGCGCGGATTTTCCGACTTCGGCTTCTCGTACGTGTACGTGATCTTCCAGGACGGCACGGACATCTACTGGGCCCGCTCCCGCGTGCTGGAATACCTGTCGAAAATCCAGTCGCGGCTGCCCAGGGGCGTGCAGACCGAGCTGGGGCCCGACGCCACGGGCGTGGGTTGGATCTACCAGTACGCACTGGTGGACCGCTCCGGAACGCACTCCCTCGACCAGCTCCGCTCGTACCAGGACTGGACGCTGCGCTACGCCCTCCAGTCCGTCCCGGGTGTTGCCGAGGTGGCGTCGATCGGCGGCTTCCAGAAGCAGTACCAGGTAACGGTCGACCCGAACCGGCTGGTGTCGTACGGCATTCCGCTCAACATGGTCGTCGAAGCCATCCGGATGTCGAACAACGAGGTGGGCGGACGCCTCATCGAGTTCGCCGGCGCCGAATACATGGTGCGGGGACGCGGGTACATCAAGGACCCTTCCGACCTCGAAAACGTGGTGGTGAAGACGGGCGGCGGGGGAGTTCCCGTCCTGTTGAAAGATGTCGGCCATGTGGCGTTCGGCCCCGAGATCCGGCGCGGCGTCTCCGACCTCGACGGGCTGGGAGACCACGTGGGCGGCATCGTGGTGATGCGCCACGGCGAGAACGCGCTGAACGTCATCGACCGGGTCAAGGCGAGGATGAAGGAGCTGGAGCCGTCGTTGCCGAAGGGAGTGGAACTCGTACCGACCTACGACCGCTCCGACCTGATCCACCGGGCGATCGCGACGCTCAAGCACGAGCTCGTGATCGAGATGATCATCGTCTCGCTGGTGATCCTTTTCTTCCTCTGGCACGTCCCCTCGGCGCTGGTCCCCATCATCACGATCCCCGTCTCGGTTCTGCTGTCGTTCATCCCCCTCTACTACATGGGGGTTACGATCAACATCATGAGCCTGGCGGGCATCGCCATCTCGATCGGCGTGCTCGTCGACGGGGCGATCGTCGAGGTCGAAAACGCCTACAACAAGATCTACCACTGGGACGCCGGCGGGAGGAAAGGCGATTTTCACGGCGTACGGCTCGAAGCGCTGAAGGAGGTCGGCCCCTCGGTCTTCTTCTCGCTGCTCGTCATCGCCGTCGCGTTCCTCCCCGTCTTCACGCTGGTCGACCAGGAAGGGCGGCTCTTCAAGCCGCTGGCGTATTCGAAGAACCTTGCGATGGCGCTGGCGGCGATCCTCGCGGTCACGCTCGATCCGGCGCTGCGGATGATGTTCGCCCGGATCGACCCGTACACATTCAAGCCGAAATTCCTCGCGACGTTCGCCACGCACTCGCTGGTCGGCACGTACCATTCCGAGGAGAAGCACCCGGTCAGCCGCGCGCTTCACCGCGTCTACGAGCCGGCGTGCCGCTTCGTGCTGCGCCGCCCGAAAACGGTCATCGCGGTCGCCCTGGCGATGGTGGCGGTTAGCGTCCCCGTCTACTTCAAGCTCGGCAGCGAGTTCATGCCGCCGCTCAACGAAGGGACCATGCTGTACATGCCGACGACGCTGCCGGGGCTTTCCGTCGCGCAGGCGCAGGACCTGTTGATCCGGCAGGACAAGCTGCTGAAAAGCTTCCCCGAAGTCGAGCGGGTCTTCGGCAAGGCGGGGCGCGCCGACACGTCCACCGACCCGGCGCCGTTCTCGATGATGGAAACCACGGTGGTGCTGAAAGACCCGTCGAAGTGGAGCGCGAAGGAGCGCTGGTACTCGAAGTGGTCCCCCGAGTTCCTGAAGGCCGTGTTCCGGCCCATCTGGCCCGACCGCATCTCGTGGGACGAGCTCGTGGCGAAGATGGACGGCGTCGTACGCTTCCCCGGCGTCACCAACGCCTGGACCATGCCGATCAAGGCGCGCATCGACATGCTGACGACCGGCGTCCGCACTCCGGTAGGCATAAAGGTGTACGGCAGCGACCTCGCGGAGATCCAGCGGATCGGGGAGCGCCTCGAACGCGTCATGAAGGACATCCCGGGCACCCGCTCCGTGTTCGCCGAGCGCGTCACCGGCGGCTACTTCGTCGACATCGATCCGAAGCGCGACCAGCTCGCCCGCTACGGCCTCACGATCGAGAAACTGCAGGACGTGATCATGAGCGCCGTCGGCGGCGAGAACATCACCACGACGATCGAGGGGCGGGAGCGCTATCCCGTGAACCTGCGCTACCCGCGGGAACTGCGGGAGGATCTCGACCGGATCGGGCGGGTGCTCGTCCCCACGGGGACGGGGGCGCAGGTGCCCATTGCGCAGCTCGCCGACGTCAAGCTGGTCCAGGGCCCGGCGATGCTGCGCGACGAGAACGGCTTCCTGGCCGGATACGTCTACGTCGATATCGCCGGCCGCGACGTGGGCGGCTACGTCGAGGAGGCGAAGAAGGTCGTCGCATCGCAGGTCTCCCTGAAGCAGGGGTACGTCCTCCAGTGGAGCGGCCAGTACGAGAACATGATCCGCGTGCGCGAGCGTCTCAAGATGGTGATCCCGTTGACGCTGGCGCTGATCTTCATCCTGCTCTACATGAACACGCGAAGCGCGTTCAAGGCGTCGCTCGTCATGCTCGCCGTGCCGTTCTCGGCCATCGGCGCGATCTGGCTTTTCTACATCCTCGGCTATAACGTCTCCATCGCCGCCTGGGTCGGGATGATCGCGCTCATGGGGCTGGACGCCGAGACCGGCGTGTTCATGCTGCTGTTCCTCGATCTTTCCCATGACGACGCGAAAAAGAGGGGGATGCTGCGGAACCTCGCGGAACTCGACGAAGCCATCGTCCACGGCGCCGTCAAGAGGGTGCGTCCCAAGATGATGACGGTGGCCGCGGCGTTCATGGGGCTTTTGCCGATCATGTGGTCGACGTCCGCCGGAGCCGACGTCATGAAGCGGATCGCCGCCCCGATGATCGGGGGACTGGTCACGTCGTTCATCCTGGAGCTGCTGGTCTATCCGGCGATCTACAAGTTGTGGAAGCGGCGGGAGTTGGAGCCGACAACAACGGCGGCGTAG
- a CDS encoding DMT family transporter, which yields MQRTVTVYIKLVMTMFFWGGTFVAGKWAVGEAPPFFVASLRFAIASVLLWALVAWRSKRTGERFPVPEGRGQWAGLVSLGLTGVFLYNFVFLTGLSWTSATNGSLIVAFNPLLTAVLSALWLKERIRPVQAGGFLLALLGVGVVVTRGSIAVMRSLSFNPGDLLMLGAPVAWALYTILGKKALVRFPPLVATAYACLFGTLLLLPAAALEGSLPSGVYRLTVFGWISVLQLALLGTVAGFVWWYEGVEMLGASRAAVFVNLVPLFGVLLSALILSESLEISQLAGGILIVLGVGIGTLGGRKDRDGAAGEAAG from the coding sequence ATGCAACGGACCGTAACGGTTTACATAAAGCTCGTGATGACCATGTTCTTCTGGGGAGGGACGTTCGTCGCCGGAAAGTGGGCCGTCGGCGAAGCGCCCCCCTTCTTCGTGGCGTCGCTCCGGTTCGCCATCGCGTCGGTCCTCCTCTGGGCGCTCGTCGCCTGGCGCAGCAAAAGGACCGGGGAACGGTTCCCCGTGCCGGAAGGCCGGGGGCAGTGGGCGGGGCTGGTCTCCCTCGGGCTCACCGGCGTGTTCCTCTACAATTTCGTCTTCCTCACCGGACTTTCGTGGACCAGCGCGACGAACGGATCGCTCATCGTGGCGTTCAACCCGCTGCTCACCGCCGTCCTGTCGGCCCTGTGGCTCAAGGAGCGCATCCGTCCCGTCCAGGCCGGAGGATTCCTCCTGGCGCTTCTCGGCGTCGGCGTCGTGGTCACCCGCGGATCGATCGCGGTGATGCGAAGCCTCTCCTTCAATCCCGGGGATCTCCTGATGCTGGGAGCGCCGGTGGCGTGGGCCCTTTACACGATTCTCGGGAAAAAGGCGCTGGTTCGCTTCCCCCCGCTCGTGGCCACCGCATACGCATGCCTTTTCGGCACCCTCCTGCTCCTGCCGGCAGCCGCACTGGAGGGCTCGCTACCATCGGGTGTGTACCGTCTCACCGTCTTCGGGTGGATCTCGGTCCTCCAGCTCGCGCTGCTCGGCACCGTCGCCGGTTTCGTGTGGTGGTACGAAGGGGTGGAGATGCTGGGGGCTTCCCGGGCGGCGGTCTTCGTCAACCTCGTCCCGCTCTTCGGCGTCCTCCTCTCCGCCCTGATCCTGTCCGAGTCGTTGGAGATTTCCCAACTGGCGGGAGGGATCCTCATCGTCCTCGGGGTCGGCATCGGGACACTGGGCGGCCGGAAAGATCGGGACGGGGCCGCCGGCGAGGCCGCCGGATAG
- a CDS encoding 4-oxalocrotonate tautomerase family protein — MPFVNIKITRDGVTPEQKAEVIRRVTQTMVDVLGKNPATTMVLIEEVETDNWGIGGETVTARRKSIR; from the coding sequence ATGCCTTTCGTGAACATCAAGATCACACGCGACGGCGTGACGCCGGAACAGAAGGCGGAGGTGATCCGCAGGGTGACGCAAACGATGGTCGACGTGCTCGGGAAGAACCCCGCCACCACGATGGTGCTGATCGAGGAGGTCGAGACGGACAACTGGGGGATCGGGGGGGAGACCGTCACGGCGCGCAGGAAATCGATCCGCTGA
- a CDS encoding fumarate hydratase: protein MPEFSYQDPFPLGKDTTKYRLLTKEYVSTKKFDGKEILQVDPEGLAFLAHQALRDVSFLLRPEHLEKVAEILSDPEASPNDRGVTIALLQNAEVAAKFVLPLCQDTGTATIVGKKGQQVWTGARDEEFLSKGVHKMYTEENMRYSQTVPLTMYEEVNSGTNLPAQIDLYATEGDAYKFLFVTKGGGSANKMYLYQETKALLNPASLEKFLVEKMKTLGTAACPPYHLAFVVGGTSAEACLKTVKLASTKYLDHLPTSGNKGGQAFRDVEMEGKLLKAAHKSGYGAQFGGKYFALDVRVIRLPRHGASCPVGMGVSCSADRNVKAKIDKGGIWLEELERNPGRLIPAKYRGKHEHGVVKVDLNRPMKEILAELTKYPVTTQLSLNGTIIVGRDIAHAKLKERIDKGEGMPQYVKDHPIYYAGPAKTPKGMPSGSFGPTTAGRMDSYVDLFQSHGGSLVMIAKGNRSKAVTDACKKHGGFYLGSIGGPAALLAQENIKKVEVLEYPELGMEAIWKIEVVDFPAFILVDDKGNDFYQQIACAG from the coding sequence ATGCCGGAATTCTCGTACCAAGACCCGTTCCCGCTGGGGAAGGACACGACGAAGTACCGCCTCCTCACCAAGGAGTACGTCTCGACGAAGAAGTTCGACGGCAAGGAGATCCTCCAGGTCGATCCCGAGGGACTGGCGTTCCTCGCCCACCAGGCGCTGCGCGACGTCTCCTTCCTGCTCCGCCCCGAGCACCTCGAGAAGGTGGCGGAGATCCTTTCCGATCCCGAGGCGTCCCCGAACGACCGCGGCGTGACGATCGCGCTGCTGCAGAACGCGGAAGTGGCGGCGAAGTTCGTCCTCCCCCTGTGCCAGGACACCGGCACCGCGACGATCGTGGGGAAGAAGGGGCAGCAGGTGTGGACCGGCGCCCGGGACGAGGAGTTCCTCTCGAAGGGCGTCCACAAGATGTACACGGAAGAGAACATGCGGTACTCGCAGACGGTGCCGCTGACGATGTACGAAGAGGTGAACTCCGGCACCAACCTCCCCGCCCAGATCGACCTGTACGCCACGGAGGGTGACGCGTACAAGTTCCTCTTCGTCACCAAGGGGGGCGGATCGGCGAACAAGATGTACCTCTACCAGGAGACGAAGGCGCTGCTCAACCCCGCCTCCCTCGAGAAGTTCCTCGTCGAGAAGATGAAGACGCTCGGGACCGCCGCGTGCCCGCCGTACCACCTCGCGTTCGTCGTCGGCGGCACCTCCGCAGAGGCGTGCCTGAAAACGGTGAAGCTCGCCTCCACGAAGTACCTCGACCACCTGCCCACGTCCGGGAACAAGGGGGGCCAGGCGTTCCGCGACGTCGAGATGGAAGGGAAGCTCCTCAAGGCGGCGCACAAGTCCGGATACGGCGCGCAGTTCGGCGGGAAATATTTCGCCCTCGACGTCCGGGTCATCCGCCTGCCGCGCCACGGCGCCTCCTGCCCGGTCGGGATGGGCGTTTCCTGCTCCGCGGACCGGAACGTGAAGGCGAAGATCGACAAGGGCGGGATCTGGCTCGAGGAACTGGAGCGCAACCCGGGCCGCCTCATCCCGGCGAAGTACCGCGGGAAGCACGAGCACGGGGTGGTCAAGGTCGACCTCAACCGGCCGATGAAGGAGATCCTGGCCGAGCTCACCAAGTATCCCGTCACGACGCAGCTCTCGCTCAACGGGACGATCATCGTCGGGCGCGACATCGCCCACGCGAAGCTGAAGGAACGGATCGACAAGGGCGAAGGGATGCCGCAGTACGTCAAGGACCACCCGATCTACTACGCCGGCCCCGCGAAGACCCCCAAGGGGATGCCGTCGGGCTCGTTCGGCCCCACCACGGCGGGGCGGATGGACTCCTACGTCGACCTGTTCCAGTCCCACGGCGGGTCGCTCGTCATGATCGCGAAGGGGAACCGGAGCAAGGCGGTGACCGACGCGTGCAAGAAGCACGGAGGGTTCTACCTCGGGTCGATCGGGGGCCCGGCGGCGCTCCTCGCGCAGGAGAACATCAAGAAGGTCGAGGTGCTCGAATACCCCGAGCTGGGGATGGAGGCGATCTGGAAGATCGAGGTCGTGGACTTCCCGGCGTTCATCCTGGTGGACGACAAGGGGAACGACTTCTACCAGCAGATCGCCTGCGCGGGCTGA
- a CDS encoding GIY-YIG nuclease family protein, which produces MGRRRSEDIWWVYMIACRGGKIYTGTALDPEARFRAHLEGKGAAFTRANPPVALLRSARFGTRSEACKAEAALKKLPREGKLAWAGVESLDTIYDV; this is translated from the coding sequence ATGGGGAGACGCCGGTCGGAGGACATCTGGTGGGTGTACATGATCGCGTGCCGTGGCGGAAAGATCTACACCGGCACGGCGCTCGACCCCGAGGCGAGGTTCCGGGCCCACCTTGAAGGAAAGGGCGCCGCGTTCACCCGGGCGAACCCGCCGGTCGCGCTGCTGCGCTCCGCCCGCTTCGGAACCCGTTCCGAGGCGTGCAAGGCGGAGGCGGCCCTGAAAAAATTGCCCCGGGAAGGGAAGTTGGCCTGGGCCGGTGTCGAGTCGCTTGACACTATATATGATGTTTAA
- a CDS encoding succinate CoA transferase → MDSELLQAMDALRGRTDLSIEELVELAGRWTPAVAAGQSRHKVSEVPTGRTLRYYVTMGLIDRPLGYEGTRARYGFRHFLQVLSIKALQARYFPLRKVRTMISARSDAELEGVLLRMEGDLREGATPEEKERIETAAEEAVHIVVGEKKRFGKPLTDTLERSETMRGQRVRNKALREKITFATDAAELIKNGYKVGMSGFTGSGYPKLVPQALAEHILREHSKGGKFRISVMTGASTSSELDGALAMVDGIELRMPYNSDPIAREKINYGKMEYFDFHLGSVAQYVKCGFFGEIDLAIIEVTGITEDGKLIPATSVGNNQAFIDAAREVILEVNNYHPLELEGMHDVYEPEMPPNVKPIMILKPSDRIGTPYLTCPPEKIKAIVETNHPDRTTVFKEPDRDSKAISEHILDFLRHEVKKGRIPANLLPLQSGVGNVANAVLYGLLDSEFDHMTVYTEVIQDGMLALIDAGKVDFASATAFSVSPDMVEKFKKNIHGYKDKILLRAQSISNHVGVIKRLGVIAMNGCVEFDLYGNVNSTHVNGTRIINGIGGSGDFARNSFISIFTTPSVAGRGGNISCVVPMVSHVDHCEHDVDVVVTEQGLADLRGTSPKQRAVQVIEKCVHPDYRPMLKDYYERALMGSPGKHTPHLIDEAFAWHLRFQRTGSMKG, encoded by the coding sequence ATGGACAGCGAACTTCTTCAGGCCATGGATGCGTTGCGGGGCCGGACCGACCTCTCCATCGAGGAGTTGGTCGAGTTGGCCGGACGATGGACGCCCGCCGTCGCGGCCGGCCAATCGCGTCACAAGGTGTCGGAGGTCCCCACCGGGCGGACCCTCCGGTACTACGTCACCATGGGATTGATCGACCGTCCCCTCGGCTACGAAGGCACGCGCGCCCGGTACGGGTTCCGCCACTTCCTCCAGGTGCTCTCCATCAAGGCGCTCCAGGCGCGGTACTTTCCCCTGAGGAAGGTCCGCACCATGATCTCGGCGCGATCCGACGCCGAACTGGAGGGCGTCCTCCTCCGGATGGAGGGGGACCTGCGGGAGGGGGCGACCCCGGAGGAGAAGGAACGGATCGAAACGGCCGCCGAGGAGGCCGTACATATCGTCGTCGGAGAGAAGAAGCGGTTCGGGAAACCATTGACCGACACCTTGGAAAGGAGCGAAACGATGCGAGGACAACGGGTCAGGAACAAGGCGTTGCGGGAGAAGATCACCTTCGCCACGGATGCGGCGGAGCTGATCAAGAACGGCTACAAGGTCGGCATGAGCGGCTTCACGGGCTCGGGGTATCCCAAGCTCGTCCCCCAGGCGCTCGCCGAGCACATCCTGCGGGAGCACAGCAAGGGCGGGAAGTTCCGCATCTCCGTGATGACGGGGGCCTCCACCAGCAGCGAGCTCGACGGGGCGCTGGCGATGGTGGACGGGATCGAGCTTCGGATGCCGTACAACTCCGACCCGATCGCGCGGGAGAAGATCAATTACGGGAAGATGGAGTACTTCGACTTCCACCTGGGTTCCGTGGCGCAGTACGTCAAGTGCGGCTTCTTCGGGGAGATCGACCTGGCCATCATCGAGGTGACCGGGATCACCGAGGACGGGAAGCTGATCCCCGCCACCTCCGTGGGGAACAACCAGGCGTTCATCGACGCGGCGCGGGAGGTCATCCTCGAGGTGAACAACTACCACCCGCTGGAGCTCGAGGGGATGCACGACGTCTACGAGCCCGAGATGCCGCCCAACGTGAAGCCCATCATGATCCTGAAGCCCTCCGACCGGATCGGCACGCCGTACCTGACCTGCCCGCCGGAGAAGATCAAGGCGATCGTCGAGACGAACCACCCGGACCGGACGACCGTCTTCAAGGAGCCGGACCGGGACAGCAAGGCGATCTCGGAGCACATCCTCGACTTCCTGCGCCACGAGGTGAAAAAGGGCCGCATCCCGGCGAACCTGCTGCCGCTCCAGTCCGGGGTCGGGAACGTGGCGAACGCGGTCCTGTACGGGCTCCTCGACTCCGAGTTCGATCACATGACCGTCTACACGGAGGTCATCCAGGACGGGATGCTCGCCCTCATCGACGCGGGGAAGGTCGACTTCGCCTCCGCGACCGCCTTCTCCGTCTCCCCGGACATGGTGGAGAAGTTCAAGAAGAACATCCACGGCTACAAGGACAAGATCCTCCTGCGGGCCCAGTCCATCAGCAACCACGTGGGAGTCATCAAGCGGCTGGGCGTGATCGCGATGAACGGGTGCGTGGAGTTCGACCTGTACGGGAACGTGAACTCCACCCACGTCAACGGGACGCGCATCATCAACGGGATCGGCGGCTCCGGCGACTTCGCCCGGAACTCCTTCATCTCCATCTTCACCACCCCGTCGGTGGCGGGGAGGGGCGGGAACATCTCCTGCGTGGTCCCGATGGTGTCCCACGTGGACCATTGCGAGCACGACGTGGACGTTGTCGTCACGGAGCAGGGGCTGGCGGACCTGCGGGGCACCTCGCCCAAGCAGCGCGCCGTACAGGTCATCGAGAAGTGCGTCCACCCCGACTACCGGCCGATGCTGAAGGATTACTACGAGCGCGCGCTGATGGGATCGCCGGGAAAGCACACGCCGCACCTGATCGACGAGGCGTTCGCGTGGCACCTCCGGTTCCAGCGGACCGGATCGATGAAGGGGTGA
- a CDS encoding YjgN family protein: METRLEFRGTAREYFGIWIVNTLLKIVTLGIYSAWAKVRRRKYFSGATLLGGEPFEYLANPMALFRGWMIAVAAFLLYMVAGRFSPLLAGLIGIAIFAAMPWIVVRSRIFNCRNLAYRNIRLDFRPDYPEAYKVFLGISILVPLTLGLLFPYAIYRQKKFLAENCSFGATPFRFTATPGDFYRLFGRIALVLLGVAVLMFAAVAGSVFLSGGVRPSRTLLSLLPLAMTFVIYLTVGVYAMTGIANLTWNATQLGNARFASTMQPASMIWLAVSGAFATACSLGLLFPWAAVRFARYRAERLSVEAADGLDSFVAGVQSAAGDATGEEIGDLFGIDWDFAL, from the coding sequence TTGGAGACCCGTCTCGAGTTTCGGGGCACGGCACGCGAATATTTCGGCATCTGGATCGTCAATACGCTCCTCAAGATCGTCACCCTGGGAATTTACTCGGCATGGGCCAAGGTGCGGCGCAGGAAATATTTCTCCGGCGCCACGCTGCTCGGCGGGGAGCCGTTTGAATACCTCGCGAACCCCATGGCGCTTTTCCGGGGATGGATGATCGCGGTCGCCGCATTCCTGCTCTACATGGTCGCCGGGCGTTTCAGCCCCCTCCTTGCCGGCCTCATCGGCATCGCGATCTTCGCCGCGATGCCCTGGATCGTCGTCCGGTCGCGCATCTTCAACTGCCGCAACCTGGCGTACCGGAATATCCGGCTCGACTTCCGGCCCGATTACCCCGAGGCGTACAAGGTGTTTCTCGGGATCTCGATCCTCGTCCCGCTCACGCTCGGCCTGCTGTTCCCGTACGCGATCTACCGTCAGAAGAAGTTTCTCGCCGAGAACTGCTCCTTCGGAGCGACCCCGTTCCGCTTCACGGCGACCCCGGGCGACTTCTACCGCTTGTTCGGCCGGATCGCGCTGGTCCTGCTCGGCGTGGCCGTCCTGATGTTTGCGGCGGTCGCCGGATCGGTGTTTCTTTCGGGAGGGGTGCGTCCGTCCAGGACGTTGCTCTCCCTGCTCCCCTTGGCGATGACCTTCGTCATCTATCTTACGGTCGGCGTCTACGCCATGACCGGAATCGCCAACCTGACGTGGAACGCGACGCAGCTCGGCAACGCCCGGTTCGCGAGCACGATGCAGCCGGCTTCGATGATCTGGCTCGCGGTGAGCGGCGCTTTCGCGACCGCGTGCTCCCTCGGGCTGCTGTTCCCGTGGGCGGCGGTACGCTTCGCGCGCTACCGGGCGGAGCGGCTTTCGGTCGAGGCCGCCGACGGCCTCGACAGCTTCGTCGCCGGCGTGCAGTCGGCGGCGGGCGATGCGACGGGTGAGGAGATCGGCGACCTCTTCGGCATCGACTGGGATTTCGCCCTCTGA
- a CDS encoding M48 family metallopeptidase: MHSTAGYYDGRVSMRRDAVVTLEPGSVRLSGEQLEERYPLRAIVITTGVGTNRRVMRFPDGGMCDVDDPAFLDAVLRRQGRGKADALVRRWERSLACAAAALLLVAAISVGAVRYGVPALAGRVTVHVPAGVESRMGAESLSILDRIAFDPTALPPGRQEALRAVFRDVAEAASLQGTPRLEFRKGKAIGANALALPGGIVVVTDELVALAKADDEIAAVLSHEAEHVRRRHSMRHLLQNSLTVLLVAGVTGDIASISSLSSTIPTLLIDAKYSRDFEREADSAVAGYLRKRGIPPIRYSDILGRLQAELDRGRREKLPDFRNYLSSHPPTEERMRAFTDGRGAP; this comes from the coding sequence ATGCACAGCACGGCCGGCTATTACGACGGCCGTGTTTCGATGCGGCGGGACGCCGTCGTCACGCTGGAGCCCGGGTCGGTCCGCCTGTCGGGGGAACAGCTCGAGGAGCGGTACCCGCTGCGGGCGATCGTGATCACGACGGGGGTCGGCACGAACCGCCGCGTCATGCGTTTCCCCGACGGCGGGATGTGCGACGTGGACGACCCTGCGTTTCTCGACGCCGTCCTCCGGCGGCAGGGGAGGGGAAAGGCCGACGCGCTGGTGCGCCGTTGGGAGCGCAGCCTCGCCTGCGCGGCGGCGGCGCTGCTCCTGGTCGCCGCCATCTCGGTGGGCGCCGTCCGATACGGCGTGCCTGCGCTCGCCGGCCGGGTCACCGTCCACGTCCCGGCGGGGGTGGAGTCGAGGATGGGCGCGGAGTCGCTCTCGATTCTCGACCGGATCGCCTTCGATCCCACCGCGCTTCCTCCGGGGCGTCAAGAGGCGCTTCGGGCGGTCTTCCGCGACGTCGCGGAGGCGGCGTCGCTCCAGGGGACGCCGCGGCTGGAGTTTCGGAAAGGAAAAGCGATCGGCGCCAACGCCCTCGCCCTGCCGGGAGGGATCGTCGTCGTGACCGACGAACTGGTCGCCCTGGCGAAGGCCGACGACGAGATCGCCGCCGTCCTCTCCCACGAGGCGGAACATGTCCGGCGTCGCCACAGCATGCGCCACCTTCTCCAGAACTCGCTCACCGTGCTGCTCGTGGCGGGCGTGACCGGCGACATCGCCTCGATCTCCTCGCTCTCCTCCACGATCCCGACGCTTCTGATCGACGCGAAATACTCCCGCGACTTCGAGCGGGAGGCCGACTCGGCGGTCGCCGGATACCTCCGGAAACGGGGAATCCCTCCCATCCGGTACTCCGACATCCTCGGGAGGCTCCAGGCCGAACTCGACCGGGGACGTCGCGAGAAACTGCCGGATTTCCGTAACTACCTGTCCTCTCACCCGCCGACCGAGGAACGGATGCGCGCATTCACGGACGGCCGCGGAGCCCCCTGA
- a CDS encoding ferredoxin, which yields MPKVPRVNKEECISCGVCVDTVPAVFRFDAANLAEVYDPDGADEAAIQGAIDLCPVACISWVEEG from the coding sequence ATGCCGAAGGTTCCGCGCGTCAATAAGGAAGAGTGCATCTCCTGCGGGGTATGCGTCGACACGGTCCCGGCGGTGTTCCGGTTCGACGCGGCCAATCTCGCCGAGGTGTACGACCCCGACGGGGCGGACGAGGCGGCGATCCAGGGGGCGATCGACCTTTGCCCGGTGGCCTGCATCTCCTGGGTCGAGGAAGGATGA